In Uranotaenia lowii strain MFRU-FL chromosome 2, ASM2978415v1, whole genome shotgun sequence, one genomic interval encodes:
- the LOC129743761 gene encoding protein bicaudal D, whose protein sequence is MATKPQTLSNEGDELAELRIEIERLTRELDQVKNANHDAAEYGLGLLAEKNALDVKCEELEALYENAKHELDITQEALQKFQKTQQVTTKSGIEQEDALLNESAAIETSLNLQILELEGETKQLRHELERVTNERDRMLQENSEIGRDKSGAEAERARLKAELKDMKYRETRMLSDYSELEEENITLQKQVASLRSSQVEFEGAKHEIRRLTEEIELLNSQVEELGSLKKIAEKQMEDALTALQIERETKYALKKELDTHINRESMYNISNLAISIRGMEESTLNSSDCEDEMPTLKDSTLKRLETLEAETADLKSPDGTKVDLFSEIHLNELKKLEKQLETIESEKNCLTANLRDAQQNLDKSQNELQNFMARLMLLAAHVDALQNLKKQIQAEDKFANVSNNKDKIMTDKLNEAILQYSNWFTLSAKEIDTLKADLVELQKGLNCSDAMAVLRNEITNLKNKLLSSEQKSLDLHSDVQVLTNLSSSAGQSLNLTRSNLVALSDDLAQLYHLVCTVNGETPNRVLLDHKNDDLSFDNDSLSAIQSQLKSDILTSRPHVFEDLQALSDAVEIKKYVDTISDQIKYLKTAVEHTIDLNKDKVSEGTTVAVGGDKEAKEEIADLHEQIIKLKSLLSTKREQIATLRTVLKSNKNTAEVALTNLKSKYENEKLVVSDTMSKLRNELRVLKEDAATFSSLRAMFAARCEEYVTTVDELNHQLSAAEEEKKTLNQLLRLAVQQKLSLTQKLEELEMDREMRHARRPAMPARGGGKSAFSRGVPARSSNQNPNNSSSNNSNQAFF, encoded by the exons GCTttgcaaaagtttcaaaaaacacAACAGGTTACCACCAAATCGGGCATCGAACAGGAAGATGCTTTGCTCAATGAGTCAGCCGCGATAGAGACGTCGCTCAATTTGCAAATACTGGAGCTTGAAGGTGAAACCAAACAGTTGCGGCATGAGCTGGAACGGGTCACAAATGAGCGGGACCGGATGCTGCAGGAAAACTCGGAAATCGGCCGGGACAAATCCGGAGCCGAGGCGGAACGGGCCCGGTTGAAGGCCGAACTCAAGGACATGAAATACAGGGAAACCCGGATGCTGAGCGACTACAGCGAACTGGAGGAGGAAAACATCACCCTGCAGAAACAGGTCGCCAGCTTGCGGAGTTCACAG GTGGAATTTGAAGGTGCCAAACATGAAATCAGGAGACTCACCGAAGAAATCGAGCTGCTCAACTCGCAGGTTGAGGAGCTCGGCAGTCTGAAGAAGATTGCCGAGAAGCAGATGGAAGATGCGTTGACTGCGCTGCAG ATCGAGCGCGAAACAAAGTATGCCCTGAAGAAAGAGCTTGATACACATATCAATCGAGAATCGATGTACAACATTAGCAATCTGGCAATCAGTATACGGGGAATGGAGGAAAGCACGCTCAACAGTAGTGATTGCGAAGATGAAATGCCTACGCTCAA GGACTCCACCCTCAAGCGCCTGGAAACGCTGGAAGCGGAAACGGCCGATCTCAAATCGCCGGACGGCACCAAGGTGGATCTGTTCTCGGAAATCCATCTGAACGAGCTGAAGAAACTCGAGAAGCAGCTGGAAACAATCGaaagcgagaaaaattgccTTACCGCCAACCTCCGGGATGCTCAGCAAAATCTGGACAAGAGCCAGAACGAGCTGCAGAACTTCATGGCTCGGTTGATGCTCCTGGCAGCTCACGTCGATGCCCTCCAGAATTTGAAGAAACAGATCCAGGCTGAGGACAAATTTGCTA atgTTTCGAACAAcaaagacaaaattatgacgGACAAGTTGAACGAAGCAATTCTGCAGTACTCGAACTGGTTCACGCTCAGTGCCAAGGAAATCGATACGCTGAAGGCAGATCTGGTCGAACTGCAGAAGGGTCTCAACTGCTCAGACGCTATGGCTGTGTTGCGTAATGAAATTACCAACCTCAAGAATAAG CTGTTGTCGTCAGAACAAAAATCCTTGGACCTTCACAGTGACGTTCAAGTTCTAACCAACCTGTCTTCAAGCGCTGGACAGAGTTTGAACCTCACTCGTAGCAATCTGGTTGCCCTCAGCGACGATCTCGCTCAGTTGTACCATCTGGTATGTACCGTCAACGGAGAAACGCCTAACCGAGTGCTACTGGATCATAAGAACGATGACTTGAG TTTCGACAACGACTCTCTGTCGGCCATCCAGTCGCAACTTAAATCTGACATCCTCACCTCCCGACCGCACGTATTCGAAGATCTGCAGGCCCTGAGTGATGCGGTCGAGATCAAGAAATACGTGGACACCATCAGCGATCAGATCAAGTACCTCAAGACAGCGGTCGAGCATACGATCGACCTGAACAAAGACAAAGTTTCGGAGGGCACGACGGTGGCAGTCGGTGGCGATAAGGAAGCCAAGGAGGAGATTGCCGACCTGCACGAACAGATCATCAAGCTCAAGAGCCTGCTGTCCACCAAGCGGGAACAGATCGCTACTCTGCGTACGGTGCTGAAGTCCAACAAGAACACGGCCGAGGTTGCACTGACCAACCTGAAGTCCAAGTACGAAAACGAAAAGCTGGTGGTGAGCGACACCATGTCCAAGCTGCGGAACGAGCTGCGGGTCCTCAAGGAAGATGCTGCTACTTTCTCGA GTCTACGAGCGATGTTCGCTGCTCGTTGCGAGGAGTACGTAACGACGGTCGATGAACTGAACCATCAGCTGTCGGCGGCCGAAGAAGAGAAAAAGACTCTGAACCAGCTGCTCCGATTGGCCGTGCAACAGAAGCTGAGCCTTACCCAGAAACTGGAGGAGCTGGAGATGGATCG tGAAATGCGCCACGCCCGACGACCGGCCATGCCAGCCCGCGGCGGTGGAAAGTCGGCCTTCTCCCGGGGAGTCCCGGCCCGCAGCAGCAACCAAAATCcgaacaacagcagcagcaacaactcGAACCAGGCCTTCTTCTAA